From a single Nicotiana tomentosiformis chromosome 2, ASM39032v3, whole genome shotgun sequence genomic region:
- the LOC104114167 gene encoding protein GLUTAMINE DUMPER 6-like — translation MTTMIMMMKPLRNTTSTAGDSSFHRWNSPVPYLFGGLAVMMGLIALALLILACSYKKRSSSTEESSSSSNNVNDSDDGRQEKPSTKSVQVLRPEMEPKFVVIMPGDYNPTCLAKPAMPTRQGPDQV, via the coding sequence ATGACAActatgataatgatgatgaaaCCATTACGTAATACAACTTCTACAGCAGGAGACTCGAGTTTTCACAGATGGAATTCCCCAGTTCCGTACCTCTTTGGTGGGTTAGCAGTTATGATGGGATTAATAGCGTTAGCATTGTTAATATTGGCTTGTTCTTACAAGAAACGTTCGTCGTCGACGGAAGAATCATCGTCATCTTCCAACAACGTTAATGATTCCGACGACGGTCGTCAAGAGAAGCCGTCGACGAAGTCAGTACAGGTATTGAGACCAGAGATGGAACCAAAATTTGTTGTGATTATGCCTGGAGATTACAATCCTACGTGTTTAGCCAAGCCCGCCATGCCTACTCGCCAAGGTCCTGACCAAGTTTGA